One genomic window of Salvia miltiorrhiza cultivar Shanhuang (shh) chromosome 4, IMPLAD_Smil_shh, whole genome shotgun sequence includes the following:
- the LOC131021785 gene encoding LOW QUALITY PROTEIN: uncharacterized protein LOC131021785 (The sequence of the model RefSeq protein was modified relative to this genomic sequence to represent the inferred CDS: deleted 2 bases in 2 codons): MNSVFSEQILADKLSKLNSTQQCIETLSHWCIFHRSKAELVVATWDKQFRSSDMAQKVPLLYLANDILQNSKRKGNEFVTEFWKVLPSALKEVESKGDDRGKNVVARLVGIWEERRVFGSQAKSLRDAMLGEELPPPLELRKKRSRSVRIVKKDSRSIKTKLSIGGTAEKIVSAFHLVLSEHNNEDEELSKCKSAVHRVKKMEKDVDVALTKAKDPSRKTLAKELEEEESILKQCIEKLKEVENNRVALVAQLRDALHEQESELENVRTQIQVAQAQVEEATSMRKQLHEGRVFELKPSTDDNANSEQTSKKSAAAIAAEVADRLAASTSSQYIMTSVLSTFAAEAAKGAGLTSSSTTTTSFSSSQSNSMSKSGKPVCFRS; the protein is encoded by the exons ATGAATAGTGTGTTCAGTGAGCAGATACTTGCTGACAAGCTTTCAAAGCTCAATAGCACTCAACAATGCATCGAAA CTTTGTCGCATTGGTGTATATTTCACCGTAGCAAAGCAGAGCTAGTGGTTGCAACATGGGACAAACAATTTCGCAGTTCAGATATGGCCCAGAAAGTACCTCTTTTATACCTTGCAAATGATATCCTACAAAACAGCAAGCGTAAAGGAAATGAATTCGTTACCGAGTTCTGGAAAGTTTTACCTTCAGCACTCAAGGAGGTAGAGAGTAAAGGTGATGATCGTGGAAAGAATGTGGTGGCTAGATTG GTTGGGATTTGGGAAGAAAGAAGAGTTTTTGGCTCCCAAGCTAAAAGCCTTAGAGAC GCAATGCTTGGAGAAGAACTGCCTCCACCTTTGGAGCTCAGGAAGAAACGGTCTCGCTCTGTCAGAATAGTTAAAAAGGACTCTCGTTCTATAAAGACG AAACTGAGCATTGGTGGTACAGCAGAGAAAATTGTTTCAGCTTTTCACTTGGTGCTCAGCGAACACAACAATGAAGACGAAGAATTGAGTAAATGCAAGTCTGCAGTTCATCGTGTGAAAAAGATGGAGAAAGATGTTGATGTGGCGTTAACAAAAG CAAAAGATCCATCACGTAAGACCTTAGCCAAAGAGTTGGAGGAGGAAGAGAGTATATTGAAACAATGCATTGAA AAGCTTAAAGAGGTTGAAAACAATAGAGTTGCACTCGTTGCTCAGTTGAGGGATGCGCTTCACGAGCAG GAATCTGAACTGGAGAATGTTCGGACACAGATACAG GTTGCACAGGCACAAGTAGAAGAAGCCACAAGCATGCGAAAACAATTGCATGAAGGCCGTGTATTTGAGTTGAAACCATCAACAGACGACAATGCAAACTCGGAGCAAACATCAAAAAAATCTGCTGCTGCTATTGCAGCTGAAGTTGCAGATAGGCTTGCAGCCTCAACATCCTCCCAATATATTATGACATCAGTTCTCTCCACATTTGCTGCCGAAGCAGCTAAAGGTGCTGGGCTGACGTCGTCATCAACCACAACGACTTCTTTCTCATCATCACAGAGCAATTCCATGTCAAAATCAGGAAAACCTGTCTGTTTCAGATCCTAA
- the LOC131023460 gene encoding uncharacterized protein LOC131023460 yields the protein MLLKTITVEECMFLRSISLNLPAGDSPAQQSVEPSVTWGNDQSTGWPSWDEPNPYQYDRLITDRCWGPADDQYTYEPQFVEDAGNVDEDYVPSSEAETDTSASEDLSEPENVRRAGIEYAGWQNLQIDEDDDEQVPGADELTNWLVPVIPLDAAAAVVDIEDYQLLPRELSKNMYFNSKDDLIVAIGLWNMKQGKEFSVSKSDSRRVYVKCKHSDTCPFKLHASSQDGVIWGVYKFTNEHSCDGELGRVARIKAPAKVVAAYLAQKIHDDCEILKPKAIQLELRREFGVQIKYDVALRARNRATEMVYGRHDQSFEMLPKYLYMLRQSNPGSRVEWEVDDDGRFKHLFVALAASATPFMFSLRPVIVVDGTHLKGKNRGILFVAVTKDGNESLFPLAYGVGPKENDESWSYFMSRIRRVYGQADPLLIVSDQHISIANAIRNELPNATHGLCYYHLQNNLKHYGKAVVEVYRQAAFAYEKSDFNRAMNALKVMKRAAYDKLMGIGPEKWARSMCPMPVRRYSFMTSNAAEAFNSRLLWARRLPICSMLEAIRIVIEKWFSERLRAAQQIEQGLTVEAGKRVAIEVQKSRRYTAQRLSGMKYKVQTADRSFKVDLEKKKCECRVFQLDQLPCSHSIAAISEAGDTIAEYVDSYYTNDFLIDTYSREVNNLPPRRQWLVPEHIAEQVVLPLIVKGQAGRPKEGRHRGGGEGTSTQADESSSIRRRKPKKCSICHEEGHSKRTCAGRATEPRE from the exons atgttgtTGAAGACGATTACAGTGGAGGAGTGTATGTTCCTTCGttcgatctccctcaatcttccgg CCGGAGATTCACCGGCGCAACAAAGTGTTGAACCGTCGGTCACTTGGGGTAATGATCAGTCAACGGGTTGGCCTTCATGGGATGAGCCAAATCCGTACCAGTACGATCGCCTAATAACTGATCGTTGTTGGGGTCCAGCTGATGATCAATATACGTACGAGCCTCAGTTCGTGGAGGATGCTGGTAATGTAGATGAAGATTATGTTCCATCGTCTGAAGCCGAGACTGATACAAGCGCCTCTGAAGACTTGTCGGAGCCAGAGAACGTGAGAAGGGCGGGGATTGAATATGCAGGTTGGCAGAATTTGCAGATCGACGAGGATGATGACGAACAGGTTCCTGGAGCAGAtgaactaactaattggttagttccggTTATCCCGTTGGACGCCGCAGCGGCAGTTGTGGATATTGAAGATTATCAGCTATTGCCTCGGGAGTTGTCaaagaatatgtatttcaatagcaaagatgatctgatcgttgcaatcggtctgtggaacatgaagcaggGCAAGGAATTTTCTGTCAGCAAATCAGACAGCAGACGAGTCTATGTCAAATGCAAGCATTCAGATACGTGCCCCTTCAAGCTCCATGCATCGTCACAAGATGGAGTCATTTGGGGAGTGTATAAGTTCACCAATGAGCACTCATGCGACGGTGAGCTAGGGCGCGTAGCGCGAATAAAGGCCCCCGCAAAAGTCGTCGCAGCATATTTAGCACAGAAGATACACGACGATTGCGAGATCTTGAAGCCGAAGGCCATCCAGCTGGAGCTGCGACGTGAGTTTGGCGTACAGATCAAGTACGATGTTGCATTGCGAGCCCGTAATCGAGCCACTGAGATGGTTTATGGTCGACATGATCAGTCCTTCGAGATGCTGCCCAAGTACTTATACATGTTGAGACAATCCAATCCCGGTTCGAGGGTGGAGTGGGAAGTTGACGATGATggccgattcaaacacttatttgttgctcttgcagcttcggctacccctttcatgttcagcttacggccagtgattgtcgtcgatggcacacacttgaagggcaagaataggggtattttgtttgttgcagtGACGAAGGACGGCAACGAGAGTTTGTTCCCACTCGCGTATGGTGTTGGCCCGAAAGAAAACGATGAATCGTGGAGTTATTTCATGTCACGCATTCGACGTGTTTATGGCCAAGCCGATCCACTTTTGATTGTCTCTGATCAGCATATCTCCATTGCCAATGCTATCAGAAATGAGTTACCAAATGCAACCCACGGCCTATGCTACTACCATTTGCAAAATAACCTGAAGCATTACGGTAAGGCAGTGGTCGAGGTGTATCGACAAGCTGCATTTGCGTACGAGAAGTCCGACTTCAATAGGgctatgaacgccctgaagGTTATGAAGAGAGCCGCGTACGATAAACTAATGGGGATTGGGCCGGAGAAGTGGGCTCGTTCGATGTGTCCTATGCCTGTGCGACGCTACAGTTTTATGACATCAAATGCTGCTGAAGCTTTTAATTCCAGATTGTTGTGGGCAAGAAGACTTCCTATATGCTCGATGTTAGAGGCAATCAGAATTGTTATTGAGAAATGGTTCAGCGAGCGACTAAGGGCTGCACAACAAATCGAGCAAGGCTTGACTGTTGAGGCTGGTAAAAGGGTAGCTATTGAAGTCCAAAAAAGTCGTCGATACACTGCACAAAGGTTGAGTGGCATGAAGTATAAGGTGCAAACTGCTGACAGAAGCTTCAAGGTGGATCtagagaagaaaaaatgcgaATGTCGAGTATTTCAGCTAGACCAACTGCCCTGTTCTCATTCAATCGCTGCAATAAG tGAAGCCGGTGATACGATCGCGGAGTATGTAGACTCGTACTACACGAATGACTTTCTTATCGATACTTACTCTCGCGAAGTTAATAATCTCCCGCCGAGACGCCAGTGGTTAGTTCCCGAGCACATCGCTGAGCAGGTTGTATTACCTCTGATTGTAAAAGGTCAAGCGGGGCGCCCAAAAGAAGGTAGACATCGAGGTGGTGGTGAAGGCACCAGCACACAAGCCGATGAGTCTTCTAGTATCAGGCGTCGTAAACCAAAGAAGTGCAGCATCTGCCATGAAGAAGGACACAGCAAGAGAACGTGCGCTGGCAGGGCGACTGAGCCCAGGGAGTAG
- the LOC131021784 gene encoding protein FAR1-RELATED SEQUENCE 6-like isoform X2, with protein MSVEEMSLHTERTTEEVSCATLLTNGQNGILEDNTCEEAGFNVRVKNSWFKRNSREKYGAVLCCSSQGFKRVKDVNHLRKETRTGCPAMMRMRLVDSKRWRVLEVTLEHNHLLGAKIHKSNKKVGSGTKRKFLSNPDTEIQPIKLYRALVIDAGSDGNSNFNQKLAKTPSDQTNKLNLRKGDTQAMYNYLCRVQLTNPNFFYLVDLNDEGGMRNVFWADARSRAANVYFGDVIFFDTTCLSNKYEVPLVSFVGMNHHGQSILLGCGLLASETIQSYTWLLKAWLICTSGPSPQTIITDRCKVLQSAVADVFPMSQHRFCLSHIMRKVPEKLGGLRSYDAVRKAFLKGVYEALKPYDFESAWGFMIQHFGVSDNEWLRSLYEDRAQWAPVYLKDTFFVGMAAAQVGETLNAFFDKYLHKQTPLKEFLDKYELALQKKHKEEVIADTESRNSSPELKTRCSFELQLSKVYTRAIFKRFQLEVEEMYSCFSTTQIHVEGPITIFSVKERVLHEGNRREIKDFEVLYNRGASEVRCICSCFNFYGYLCRHALCVLNFNGVEEIPSKYILLRWKKDYKRFYLHDRGAESSDSSERVQWFNQLYRSALQVVEEGVISLDHYKIALRALEESLDRVHSIEGKVSSHH; from the exons ATGAGTGTGGAAGAAATGTCCCTTCATACTGAGAGAACCACAGAAGAAGTAAGCTGTGCTACTCTGCTAACCAATGGTCAAAATGGCATTCTTGAGGACAATACTTGTGAAG AGGCAGGATTTAACGTGAGAGTGAAAAACTCGTGGTTTAAAAGAAATAGCAGAGAGAAGTATGGTGCTGTCTTATGCTGCAGTAGCCAGGGGTTCAAAAGAGTAAAGGATGTGAACCACCTGCGGAAGGAAACAAGAACTGGTTGTCCTGCTATGATGAGGATGAGGTTGGTCGATTCTAAAAGGTGGCGAGTACTTGAAGTTACTCTTGAGCACAACCATCTATTAGGAGCGAAAATTCACAAGTCTAATAAGAAGGTTGGTAGTGGAACCAAGAGAAAGTTTCTGTCGAACCCCGACACTGAAATACAACCCATCAAACTCTATCGTGCTCTTGTAATAGATGCAGGTAGTGATGGGAACTCCAACTTCAACCAGAAGCTGGCTAAAACTCCCTCTGATCAGACCAATAAATTGAACTTAAGAAAAGGCGACACACAAGCAATGTATAATTACCTTTGTCGTGTACAGTTGACAAACCCGAATTTCTTTTACTTGGTGGATTTAAATGATGAAGGGGGTATGAGGAATGTCTTCTGGGCAGATGCTAGGTCTAGGGCTGCAAATGTTTACTTTGGTGATGTGATTTTCTTTGACACAACTTGTTTGTCCAACAAATATGAGGTTCCTCTTGTTTCGTTTGTTGGCATGAATCACCATGGTCAGTCTATTTTACTTGGTTGTGGCCTGCTTGCAAGTGAGACAATTCAGTCATATACTTGGCTATTGAAAGCATGGCTTATTTGTACATCTGGACCTTCCCCACAAACCATCATTACTGACAGGTGCAAGGTTTTGCAGAGTGCTGTTGCTGATGTGTTTCCGATGTCTCAACACCGGTTTTGCTTGTCACACATCATGAGAAAAGTTCCGGAGAAACTGGGAGGATTGCGTAGCTATGATGCTGTAAGGAAGGCATTTCTGAAAGGAGTTTATGAGGCTTTAAAGCCATATGATTTTGAATCAGCATGGGGATTTATGATTCAGCATTTTGGAGTTTCGGATAATGAGTGGCTTAGATCATTATATGAGGATCGAGCACAATGGGCTCCTGTTTACCTAAAAGACACCTTCTTCGTGGGAATGGCTGCTGCACAGGTTGGTGAAACGCTGAATGCCTTTTTTGATAAGTACTTGCACAAGCAGACTCCACTAAAAGAATTTCTCGACAAGTATGAACTAGCATTGCAGAAAAAACACAAGGAAGAAGTGATTGCAGACACCGAGTCAAGAAACTCAAGTCCTGAACTGAAAACACGATGTTCCTTTGAACTGCAGCTGTCCAAGGTATATACTAGAGCGATATTCAAAAGATTCCAGTTGGAGGTGGAGGAGATGTATTCTTGTTTCAGTACGACACAGATACATGTTGAGGGACCGATCACAATCTTCTCAGTCAAAGAAAGGGTTCTGCATGAAGGAAATAGGAGAGAGATCAAAGATTTTGAAGTTCTTTACAACCGAGGTGCATCTGAAGTTCGTTGCATCTGCAGCTGCTTCAACTTCTATGGTTATCTATGCCGTCATGCACTGTGTGTGTTGAATTTCAACGGAGTAGAGGAGATCCCCTCGAAATACATCTTGTTGAGATGGAAAAAGGATTATAAACGGTTTTACCTTCATGACCGTGGGGCTGAGAGCTCTGATAGCAGTGAGCGGGTGCAATGGTTCAACCAGCTCTATAGAAGTGCATTgcaagttgtggaggaaggagtGATCTCCCTCGACCATTACAAGATTGCGCTGCGAGCACTTGAAGAGTCGCTTGATAGAGTTCATAGCATTGAAGGTAAAGTGTCTAGCCATCATTGA
- the LOC131021784 gene encoding protein FAR1-RELATED SEQUENCE 6-like isoform X1, which produces MSVEEMSLHTERTTEEVSCATLLTNGQNGILEDNTCEGRKEFVAPAMGMEFESYDDAYNYYNCYATEAGFNVRVKNSWFKRNSREKYGAVLCCSSQGFKRVKDVNHLRKETRTGCPAMMRMRLVDSKRWRVLEVTLEHNHLLGAKIHKSNKKVGSGTKRKFLSNPDTEIQPIKLYRALVIDAGSDGNSNFNQKLAKTPSDQTNKLNLRKGDTQAMYNYLCRVQLTNPNFFYLVDLNDEGGMRNVFWADARSRAANVYFGDVIFFDTTCLSNKYEVPLVSFVGMNHHGQSILLGCGLLASETIQSYTWLLKAWLICTSGPSPQTIITDRCKVLQSAVADVFPMSQHRFCLSHIMRKVPEKLGGLRSYDAVRKAFLKGVYEALKPYDFESAWGFMIQHFGVSDNEWLRSLYEDRAQWAPVYLKDTFFVGMAAAQVGETLNAFFDKYLHKQTPLKEFLDKYELALQKKHKEEVIADTESRNSSPELKTRCSFELQLSKVYTRAIFKRFQLEVEEMYSCFSTTQIHVEGPITIFSVKERVLHEGNRREIKDFEVLYNRGASEVRCICSCFNFYGYLCRHALCVLNFNGVEEIPSKYILLRWKKDYKRFYLHDRGAESSDSSERVQWFNQLYRSALQVVEEGVISLDHYKIALRALEESLDRVHSIEGKVSSHH; this is translated from the coding sequence ATGAGTGTGGAAGAAATGTCCCTTCATACTGAGAGAACCACAGAAGAAGTAAGCTGTGCTACTCTGCTAACCAATGGTCAAAATGGCATTCTTGAGGACAATACTTGTGAAGGTAGAAAGGAATTTGTTGCTCCTGCCATGGGAATGGAGTTTGAGTCCTATGACGATGCTTACAACTATTATAATTGTTATGCCACAGAGGCAGGATTTAACGTGAGAGTGAAAAACTCGTGGTTTAAAAGAAATAGCAGAGAGAAGTATGGTGCTGTCTTATGCTGCAGTAGCCAGGGGTTCAAAAGAGTAAAGGATGTGAACCACCTGCGGAAGGAAACAAGAACTGGTTGTCCTGCTATGATGAGGATGAGGTTGGTCGATTCTAAAAGGTGGCGAGTACTTGAAGTTACTCTTGAGCACAACCATCTATTAGGAGCGAAAATTCACAAGTCTAATAAGAAGGTTGGTAGTGGAACCAAGAGAAAGTTTCTGTCGAACCCCGACACTGAAATACAACCCATCAAACTCTATCGTGCTCTTGTAATAGATGCAGGTAGTGATGGGAACTCCAACTTCAACCAGAAGCTGGCTAAAACTCCCTCTGATCAGACCAATAAATTGAACTTAAGAAAAGGCGACACACAAGCAATGTATAATTACCTTTGTCGTGTACAGTTGACAAACCCGAATTTCTTTTACTTGGTGGATTTAAATGATGAAGGGGGTATGAGGAATGTCTTCTGGGCAGATGCTAGGTCTAGGGCTGCAAATGTTTACTTTGGTGATGTGATTTTCTTTGACACAACTTGTTTGTCCAACAAATATGAGGTTCCTCTTGTTTCGTTTGTTGGCATGAATCACCATGGTCAGTCTATTTTACTTGGTTGTGGCCTGCTTGCAAGTGAGACAATTCAGTCATATACTTGGCTATTGAAAGCATGGCTTATTTGTACATCTGGACCTTCCCCACAAACCATCATTACTGACAGGTGCAAGGTTTTGCAGAGTGCTGTTGCTGATGTGTTTCCGATGTCTCAACACCGGTTTTGCTTGTCACACATCATGAGAAAAGTTCCGGAGAAACTGGGAGGATTGCGTAGCTATGATGCTGTAAGGAAGGCATTTCTGAAAGGAGTTTATGAGGCTTTAAAGCCATATGATTTTGAATCAGCATGGGGATTTATGATTCAGCATTTTGGAGTTTCGGATAATGAGTGGCTTAGATCATTATATGAGGATCGAGCACAATGGGCTCCTGTTTACCTAAAAGACACCTTCTTCGTGGGAATGGCTGCTGCACAGGTTGGTGAAACGCTGAATGCCTTTTTTGATAAGTACTTGCACAAGCAGACTCCACTAAAAGAATTTCTCGACAAGTATGAACTAGCATTGCAGAAAAAACACAAGGAAGAAGTGATTGCAGACACCGAGTCAAGAAACTCAAGTCCTGAACTGAAAACACGATGTTCCTTTGAACTGCAGCTGTCCAAGGTATATACTAGAGCGATATTCAAAAGATTCCAGTTGGAGGTGGAGGAGATGTATTCTTGTTTCAGTACGACACAGATACATGTTGAGGGACCGATCACAATCTTCTCAGTCAAAGAAAGGGTTCTGCATGAAGGAAATAGGAGAGAGATCAAAGATTTTGAAGTTCTTTACAACCGAGGTGCATCTGAAGTTCGTTGCATCTGCAGCTGCTTCAACTTCTATGGTTATCTATGCCGTCATGCACTGTGTGTGTTGAATTTCAACGGAGTAGAGGAGATCCCCTCGAAATACATCTTGTTGAGATGGAAAAAGGATTATAAACGGTTTTACCTTCATGACCGTGGGGCTGAGAGCTCTGATAGCAGTGAGCGGGTGCAATGGTTCAACCAGCTCTATAGAAGTGCATTgcaagttgtggaggaaggagtGATCTCCCTCGACCATTACAAGATTGCGCTGCGAGCACTTGAAGAGTCGCTTGATAGAGTTCATAGCATTGAAGGTAAAGTGTCTAGCCATCATTGA
- the LOC131023461 gene encoding peroxidase N-like: MDLRKWMISNRESARRSRLQKHKHMEELMAQVANRGHMIGLSRCALFSGRLSNFNSSGAPDATLDNSLIPELRSVCPVNGDGNNMVALENRSRDPFDNSYFRNLVNGRGIL; this comes from the exons ATGGATTTGAGGAAGTGGATGATCTCCAACCGCGAGTCGGCGCGGCGGAGCCGCCTCCAGAAGCATAAGCACATGGAGGAGCTGATGGCGCAGGTGGCCAATC GCGGCCACATGATCGGGTTATCAAGGTGCGCGCTCTTCAGCGGTAGATTGTCCAACTTCAACAGCAGCGGCGCGCCGGACGCGACGCTGGACAACAGCCTGATCCCGGAGCTCCGATCGGTGTGTCCCGTCAACGGCGACGGAAACAACATGGTGGCGCTCGAAAACAGATCTAGAGACCCGTTCGACAACAGTTACTTCCGGAATCTAGTGAACGGGAGAGGAATTCTGTAG
- the LOC131021786 gene encoding LOW QUALITY PROTEIN: short-chain dehydrogenase RED1-like (The sequence of the model RefSeq protein was modified relative to this genomic sequence to represent the inferred CDS: deleted 1 base in 1 codon) has protein sequence MGIYEKQVVLISGCSAGGIGHALALEFAARGCLVVATARSLSSISDLQDDSRFFLQELDVSSDDSVRHALSTVLENFGRIDIVVNNAGVQCVGPVAEVPLSMIQHTFNTNVFGSLRLIQATIPHMASRKKGKIVNIGSVSVLAPLPWAGVYTASKSALHSLSDNLRLEVRPFGIDVITVVPGAIKSNLGDSALSIYNRMPEWKLYKPFEEAIRARAVFSQTPKSTPAQDFAKKTVIAVLKDKPRAWLSFGHQSTLMAILYYVPLFVRDFLFRKKFNC, from the exons ATGGGCATTTACGAGAAGCAGGTAGTGCTGATAAGCGGCTGCTCCGCCGGAGGCATAGGCCACGCGCTAGCCCTCGAATTCGCCGCCCGGGGCTGCCTCGTGGTGGCGACGGCGCGTTCACTCTCCTCCATCTCCGATTTGCAGGACGATTCCAGGTTCTTCCTCCAAGAGCTCGACGTCTCCTCCGACGACAGCGTGCGCCACGCGCTCTCCACAGTCCTCGAGAACTTCGGCCGTATCGATATCGTTGTCAACAATGCTGGAGTCCAGTGCGTCGGCCCCGTCGCCGAGGTCCCGCTCTCCATGATCCAACACACCTTCAACACTAATGTTTTTG GATCGTTGAGGTTGATTCAAGCCACAATTCCTCACATGGCATCTCGTAAGAAGGGCAAGATTGTAAATATTGGAAGCGTGTCAGTGTTGGCCCCCCTACCATGGGCAGGCGTTTACACTGCGTCAAAATCTGCTCTACATTCCCTATCCGATAATCTAAG ATTGGAGGTGCGACCCTTTGGGATCGACGTGATCACAGTTGTGCCCGGGGCTATTAAGTCCAACCTAGGAGACTCTGCTTTATCCATCTACAATCGAATGCCCGAGTGGAAACTGTACAAGCCATTTGAAGAAGCGATTCGAGCTAGAGCAGTCTTCTCACAGACACCCAAATCTACTCCTGCACAAGACTTTGCAAAGAAGACAGTC ATCGCCGTGCTGAAAGACAAGCCGCGCGCTTGGCTCAGCTTTGGCCATCAATCCACACTTATGGCAATATTGTACTATGTGCCCCTTTTTGTTAGAGATTTTCTCTTTAGAAAGAAGTTCAACTGCTGA
- the LOC131021787 gene encoding 60S ribosomal protein L30, whose translation MVAAKKTKKTHESINNRLALVMKSGKYTLGYKTVLKTLRNSKGKLILISNNCPPLRKSEIEYYAMLAKVGVHHYNGNNVDLGTACGKYFRVSCLSIVDPGDSDIIKSLPGEH comes from the exons ATGGTGGCCGCCAAGAAGACC AAGAAGACTCATGAGAGCATCAACAATAGGCTCGCTCTCGTGATGAAGAGCGGCAAGTACACGCTCGGCTACAAGACCGTGCTCAAAACCCTACGCAACTCCAAAG GTAAGTTGATCTTGATCTCGAACAACTGCCCGCCTTTGAGGAAATCGGAGATTGAGTACTATGCCATGCTCGCGAAAGTCGGGGTTCACCATTATAACGGAA ACAATGTTGACTTGGGTACTGCATGTGGGAAGTACTTCCGCGTTTCATGTCTCAGCATTGTTGATCCTG GTGACTCGGACATCATCAAATCCTTGCCTGGGGAACACTGA